A region from the Tachyglossus aculeatus isolate mTacAcu1 chromosome 5, mTacAcu1.pri, whole genome shotgun sequence genome encodes:
- the LOC119928362 gene encoding type-1 angiotensin II receptor-associated protein translates to MELPAVNLKAIIFMHWLLTTWGCLAFSFPTSYAWSNFTVLALGVWAVAQRDSIDAIIMFLGGLAITLFLDIIHISIFYPRDAAQLTDTMRFSTGMAIFSLLLKPLSCLFVYHMYRERGGELVLNIGFLGPAQDHGAYQPIDPQDSSSSSPPSHPYADLESKAPLRSY, encoded by the exons ATGGAGCTGCCGGCAGTCAACCTAAAG GCGATCATTTTCATGCACTGGCTGCTGACAACATG GGGCTGCTTGGCTTTTTCATTCCCCACCTCCTATGCCTGGAGCAACTTTACTGTCTTGGCCCTGGGTGTGTGGGCTGTCGCTCAGAGAGATTCTATCGACGCTATCATCATG TTTCTCGGAGGGTTGGCGATCACGCTTTTCTTGGACATCATTCACATCAGCATTTTCTACCCCCGGGATGCTGCCCAGCTGACTGACACGATGCGCTTTAGCACAGGGATGGCCATCTTCAGCCTCCTCCTCAAGCCCTTGTCCTGCTTGTTTGTCTACCACATGTACCGGGAGCGTGGAGGAGAACTGGTCCTCAATATCG GTTTCTTAGGCCCTGCTCAGGACCATGGCGCATACCAGCCGATTGATCCCcaggactcctcctcctcctccccgccatcGCACCCTTACGCCGACCTGGAGAGCAAGGCACCCCTGCGGTCTTACTGA